In the genome of Entelurus aequoreus isolate RoL-2023_Sb linkage group LG08, RoL_Eaeq_v1.1, whole genome shotgun sequence, one region contains:
- the LOC133656302 gene encoding heparan sulfate glucosamine 3-O-sulfotransferase 3B1-like, whose protein sequence is MENSPLSARCSGPVQRKVLLLSIMVLVWLFMLYSCVGPCSGVPGGLLDSYRESGAPVVARRTDRADLLSRLMVAKTPPQQPQQPWEDVDDEEPPVRTAAASRDLLDDEPPERTADWDGVPGRAPAPQPGGLSSFSNGSGSKKLPQAIIIGVKKGGTRALLEFLRVHPDIRAVGAEPHFFDRNYDKGLGWYRDLMPKTLEGQITMEKTPSYFVTKEAPARIAAMSRATKLIVVVRDPVTRAISDYTQTLSKKPDIPSFQSLTFKNRTTGLIDTSWSAVQIGVYAKHLDNWLQYFPARQILFVSGERLISDPAGELGRVQDFLGLKRIITDKHFYFNQTKGFPCLKKAEGSSKPHCLGKTKGRTHPDIRPEVVQRLRDFYRPFNMKFYQMTAHNFGWD, encoded by the exons ATGGAAAATAGCCCGCTGAGCGCCCGCTGCTCCGGCCCCGTCCAGAGGAAAGTCCTCCTGCTCAGCATCATGGTCCTCGTCTGGCTCTTCATGCTCTACTCCTGCGTGGGGCCGTGCTCCGGCGTGCCCGGCGGGCTGCTCGACTCCTACCGGGAAAGCGGTGCTCCTGTGGTGGCCAGGAGGACCGACCGGGCGGACCTCCTGTCCCGGCTGATGGTGGCCAAGACGCCGCCGCAGCAGCCGCAGCAGCCGTGGGAGGACGTGGACGACGAGGAGCCCCCCGTCAGGACCGCCGCCGCGTCCCGGGACTTGCTCGACGACGAGCCGCCGGAGAGGACCGCCGACTGGGACGGCGTGCCCGGGCGGGCGCCAGCCCCGCAGCCCGGCGGCTTGTCGAGCTTCTCCAACGGCTCCGGGAGCAAGAAGCTGCCGCAGGCGATCATCATCGGGGTGAAGAAGGGAGGCACCCGGGCTCTGCTGGAGTTCCTGCGGGTGCACCCGGACATCAGGGCCGTGGGGGCCGAGCCGCACTTCTTCGACCGCAACTACGACAAGGGCCTGGGGTGGTACAG GGACCTGATGCCCAAGACCCTGGAGGGCCAGATCACCATGGAGAAGACCCCCAGCTACTTTGTGACCAAAGAGGCTCCGGCCCGGATCGCGGCCATGTCCCGGGCCACCAAGCTGATCGTGGTGGTGCGGGACCCGGTCACCCGGGCCATCTCGGACTACACCCAGACTCTGTCCAAGAAACCCGACATCCCCTCCTTCCAGAGCCTGACCTTCAAGAACCGTACCACGGGCCTCATCGACACATCGTGGAGCGCCGTCCAGATCGGGGTCTACGCCAAGCACCTGGACAACTGGCTGCAGTACTTCCCCGCCCGCCAGATCCTCTTCGTGAGCGGCGAGCGGCTCATCAGCGACCCGGCCGGAGAGCTGGGCCGCGTGCAGGACTTCCTGGGCCTGAAGCGCATCATCACGGACAAACACTTCTACTTCAACCAGACCAAGGGCTTCCCCTGCCTCAAGAAGGCCGAGGGCAGCAGCAAGCCCCACTGCCTGGGGAAGACCAAAGGCCGCACGCACCCGGACATCCGGCCCGAGGTGGTGCAAAGGCTCCGGGACTTCTACAGACCCTTTAACATGAAGTTCTACCAGATGACCGCACACAACTTTGGCTGGgactga